A section of the Chryseobacterium ginsenosidimutans genome encodes:
- the smpB gene encoding SsrA-binding protein SmpB has product MKIEKTVNIFNRRARFEYEILEEYEAGMVLTGTEIKSLRSSKASITESFCQFIDGELYIINMMIDEYKLGTFYNHKTKRERKLLLHKKELQKLEKKLKDAGNTVIPLKLYINDRGKAKVLIALGRGKKLFDKRESIKDRENKRNLDRILKKS; this is encoded by the coding sequence ATGAAGATTGAAAAGACAGTTAATATATTTAACAGAAGAGCTCGTTTTGAGTATGAGATTCTCGAAGAATATGAAGCGGGTATGGTTTTAACAGGTACAGAAATAAAATCTTTGCGCTCTTCTAAAGCATCTATCACAGAATCCTTCTGTCAGTTTATTGATGGGGAATTATACATTATTAATATGATGATTGATGAGTATAAGCTGGGCACATTTTACAACCATAAAACAAAAAGGGAACGGAAATTGCTCTTGCACAAAAAAGAATTACAAAAACTTGAGAAAAAGTTAAAGGATGCAGGTAATACTGTAATACCTTTAAAATTATATATCAACGACAGAGGAAAAGCAAAGGTCTTAATCGCCCTTGGAAGAGGGAAAAAACTCTTTGATAAAAGGGAGAGCATAAAAGATAGAGAAAATAAACGAAACCTCGACAGAATATTAAAGAAAAGTTAA
- a CDS encoding DUF4013 domain-containing protein, translating to MMQFYKKRDFGTFISDSFAFFKLYGKNYFKNFILLNGLLLILMVVVIVLGFREFFGVLFGSNISGQSYYFEQFFADNLGMLIISGILLFVLSTALMTINFLFPVFYMKRIAEGNKEVKTDDILNDFKTNGKKVLITYFGLTFLVMPVTTILFGISYVLILIVVGIILMLFVAPTLLNVITFLCYDYFNGNRGFFESLSYAVRSQFSYPNGRESSPYWKYWGSTIIMGILFYIVSGVFSAIPMILYFTKLTTTTPDAQFEQNPMTGSFGIMLFFLYGLSTVVSSLLMNVLYVNSGLMYYDSRTDLHQKMELAEIETIGINE from the coding sequence ATGATGCAGTTTTATAAAAAGAGAGATTTCGGAACTTTTATAAGCGATAGTTTTGCTTTTTTTAAATTATACGGAAAAAATTACTTCAAGAATTTTATTCTGCTGAATGGGTTATTGCTGATCTTAATGGTCGTTGTAATTGTCTTGGGATTCAGAGAGTTTTTCGGAGTACTTTTCGGCTCCAACATTAGTGGGCAGAGTTATTATTTTGAGCAGTTTTTTGCAGATAATTTAGGCATGCTTATTATCTCTGGGATTTTGCTTTTTGTTCTTTCAACCGCATTAATGACCATCAATTTCCTTTTTCCGGTTTTTTACATGAAAAGAATTGCAGAAGGAAATAAAGAAGTGAAAACGGACGATATTTTGAATGATTTTAAAACAAACGGAAAGAAAGTTCTTATCACTTATTTTGGTCTTACTTTTCTTGTAATGCCTGTTACAACAATACTTTTCGGGATCTCATATGTACTGATTCTTATCGTTGTCGGGATTATATTAATGTTGTTTGTCGCTCCGACTTTACTTAATGTAATTACTTTTCTCTGTTACGATTACTTCAACGGGAACAGAGGCTTTTTCGAAAGTTTGAGCTATGCAGTCAGATCTCAGTTTTCATATCCAAACGGAAGAGAAAGTTCCCCTTACTGGAAATATTGGGGATCAACAATTATCATGGGAATTTTGTTTTACATTGTAAGCGGAGTTTTCTCGGCTATTCCGATGATTTTATATTTCACAAAACTCACAACCACTACTCCTGATGCTCAGTTTGAGCAAAATCCTATGACAGGAAGTTTTGGAATAATGTTATTTTTCCTTTATGGTCTTTCAACAGTAGTTTCATCTTTACTGATGAATGTTTTATATGTAAATTCGGGATTAATGTATTACGACAGCCGAACAGATCTTCATCAGAAAATGGAATTGGCAG
- a CDS encoding YebC/PmpR family DNA-binding transcriptional regulator — protein sequence MGRAFEYRKASKMARWDKMAKTFSKIGKDIALAVKAGGTDPEANPALRRCIQNAKGANMPKDNVERAIKKAGGADAENYEEITYEGYGQGGVAFFVECTTNNPTRTVANVRAIFNKFDGNLGKNGELAFIFDRKGIFTIDLAQIKMDWDEFEMEMIDGGAEDVEKDEEEVMITTAFEDFGSLSHKLDELKIEAKSAELQRIPNNIKEVNEEQFKANMKMLDRFEEDDDVQNVYHNMEITEELMNSL from the coding sequence ATGGGAAGAGCATTTGAATATAGAAAAGCTTCTAAAATGGCCAGATGGGATAAAATGGCCAAAACTTTCTCTAAAATAGGTAAGGACATTGCATTAGCAGTAAAAGCTGGCGGAACAGATCCTGAAGCGAATCCGGCATTAAGAAGATGTATTCAGAATGCTAAGGGAGCAAACATGCCCAAAGATAACGTTGAAAGAGCTATTAAAAAGGCAGGTGGAGCAGATGCAGAAAATTATGAAGAAATTACTTATGAAGGATACGGACAGGGAGGTGTTGCATTTTTTGTAGAGTGTACCACTAATAACCCTACAAGAACTGTTGCTAACGTAAGAGCAATCTTCAATAAGTTTGATGGGAACTTAGGTAAAAACGGTGAATTGGCCTTTATCTTCGACAGAAAAGGAATTTTCACGATCGACTTAGCTCAGATTAAAATGGATTGGGACGAATTCGAAATGGAAATGATTGATGGTGGAGCAGAAGATGTAGAAAAAGATGAAGAAGAGGTGATGATTACAACCGCTTTTGAAGATTTTGGTTCTCTATCCCACAAATTGGATGAACTTAAAATTGAAGCAAAAAGTGCAGAGCTTCAAAGAATTCCAAACAATATAAAAGAAGTAAACGAAGAGCAGTTCAAAGCAAATATGAAAATGCTTGACCGTTTTGAAGAAGATGACGACGTACAAAACGTTTACCACAATATGGAAATCACGGAAGAGTTGATGAATTCTTTATAA
- a CDS encoding OmpA family protein yields the protein MKNLKLGISALALTVASTVFAQTTNNPWLIGVGAHAENHLAQRSTFSNTFAANNLTKTMFNMNNFSITPPLSKLTVARNIGKGLVIDWQTTVGNVENKRFNMGKEFMLMTGIGFQAKAAGLLWNEESWFDPYLRVGANYLRHDYTSLSFPRTDANGEYVTNGSDGNESGKANFFTVATGAGVNFWVTKNFGLGVQGDYVSTPGDKSTVANFWQASASLNFRFGNRDRDKDGILDKDDLCPDTPGLPEFQGCPDTDGDGVPDKDDQCPEVAGPVENNGCPWPDTDGDGVIDKDDACPTVAGPAENNGCPWPDTDGDGILDKDDACPTVPGLPEYNGCPKPKTQTAIDVETKLGSVFFDFNKATIKAESKGALDAAADIIKTDKGNYLLEGRTDAKGAEAYNLKLSRERAAAVVAALDARGVDPNALKSIGVGESKATVSEKASDAERQVDRKVVVKAIENDAEWNAIAKKDYADAPVKKAVAKKKVVAKKKATAKKKK from the coding sequence ATGAAAAATCTAAAATTAGGAATTTCAGCATTGGCACTTACTGTTGCTTCTACTGTGTTCGCTCAGACTACCAACAATCCGTGGTTAATCGGAGTTGGTGCTCATGCGGAAAACCACTTGGCACAGAGAAGTACTTTTAGTAATACTTTTGCTGCTAACAATTTGACGAAGACAATGTTCAATATGAACAACTTCTCTATTACTCCTCCATTATCTAAACTTACTGTTGCTAGAAACATCGGTAAAGGTTTGGTAATTGACTGGCAGACTACCGTAGGAAACGTTGAAAACAAGAGATTTAACATGGGTAAAGAATTCATGTTGATGACTGGTATTGGTTTCCAAGCTAAAGCTGCAGGTCTTTTGTGGAATGAAGAATCTTGGTTTGATCCATATTTAAGAGTTGGAGCAAACTACCTAAGACATGATTATACATCTCTTTCTTTCCCAAGAACTGATGCTAATGGTGAGTATGTAACAAACGGAAGCGACGGTAACGAAAGCGGTAAAGCTAACTTCTTTACAGTTGCTACAGGTGCTGGTGTTAACTTCTGGGTAACTAAAAACTTCGGTTTAGGTGTTCAGGGAGATTATGTATCAACTCCGGGTGACAAATCTACTGTTGCTAACTTCTGGCAAGCTTCTGCATCTTTGAACTTTAGATTTGGTAACAGAGATAGAGATAAGGATGGTATCTTAGATAAAGACGATTTGTGTCCAGATACACCAGGTTTACCAGAATTCCAAGGATGTCCTGATACTGACGGTGATGGAGTTCCAGATAAAGACGATCAATGTCCAGAAGTTGCTGGTCCGGTTGAAAACAATGGTTGTCCTTGGCCAGATACTGACGGTGATGGTGTTATCGATAAAGATGATGCTTGTCCTACAGTAGCAGGTCCTGCTGAAAACAACGGTTGTCCTTGGCCAGATACAGATGGTGATGGTATCCTTGATAAAGATGATGCTTGTCCTACAGTTCCAGGTCTTCCAGAATACAACGGATGTCCTAAACCTAAGACACAAACTGCTATTGATGTTGAAACTAAATTAGGAAGTGTATTTTTCGATTTCAACAAAGCTACAATCAAAGCTGAATCTAAAGGTGCTTTAGATGCTGCTGCAGACATTATCAAAACTGATAAAGGTAATTATCTATTAGAAGGTAGAACTGATGCTAAAGGTGCTGAGGCTTACAACTTGAAATTATCTAGAGAAAGAGCTGCTGCTGTAGTTGCTGCTTTAGATGCAAGAGGTGTAGATCCTAACGCTCTTAAATCTATCGGTGTTGGTGAATCTAAAGCTACAGTTTCTGAAAAAGCTTCTGATGCTGAAAGACAAGTTGACAGAAAAGTAGTTGTAAAAGCTATTGAAAATGATGCTGAGTGGAATGCTATCGCTAAGAAAGATTATGCTGACGCTCCAGTGAAAAAAGCTGTTGCTAAGAAAAAAGTTGTTGCTAAGAAAAAAGCTACAGCTAAAAAGAAAAAATAA
- a CDS encoding UDP-2,3-diacylglucosamine diphosphatase, which produces MKRNVELVVISDVHLGTYGCKAKELLRYLNSIQPKTLVLNGDIIDIWQFKKSYFPKPHLKVIKKILSFATKNTDVFYITGNHDEIFRKFTDFELGKLKVCNKICLNLNDKKTWIFHGDVFDASVQHSKWIAKLGGKGYDLLIVINNVVNWFLEKMGREKYSFSKKIKNNVKKAVKYIGDFELTASELAIDNHYDYVVCGHIHQPQIREVVNKKGSCTYLNSGDWIENLSALEYNDKEWSIFYYEDHKDSLKDEVIDEIQDIDSAELLKIVTNFTK; this is translated from the coding sequence ATGAAAAGAAATGTTGAGCTAGTTGTCATATCGGATGTTCATTTGGGAACTTATGGATGTAAGGCTAAAGAATTACTGCGGTATCTTAATTCTATTCAGCCTAAAACTTTAGTTTTAAACGGTGATATTATCGATATCTGGCAATTCAAAAAGTCTTACTTCCCTAAACCTCATCTGAAGGTAATCAAAAAGATACTTTCATTTGCTACTAAAAATACAGATGTTTTCTACATCACCGGAAATCATGACGAGATATTCCGGAAGTTTACCGATTTCGAATTGGGTAAGCTTAAAGTCTGCAACAAAATCTGCTTAAATCTTAACGATAAAAAAACATGGATCTTTCACGGAGACGTTTTTGATGCATCGGTTCAGCATTCAAAATGGATTGCTAAACTGGGAGGAAAAGGATACGATTTATTAATCGTAATCAATAATGTTGTAAATTGGTTCTTAGAGAAAATGGGTAGAGAGAAATATTCGTTTTCAAAAAAAATTAAAAACAATGTAAAAAAAGCGGTAAAATATATCGGAGATTTTGAATTGACGGCTTCAGAGTTAGCAATCGATAATCATTACGACTATGTAGTCTGTGGGCATATTCATCAACCGCAGATTAGAGAAGTTGTTAATAAAAAAGGGTCTTGTACCTATCTGAATTCTGGCGATTGGATAGAAAATCTTTCCGCTTTGGAGTACAATGATAAAGAATGGAGTATCTTTTATTATGAAGATCATAAAGATTCGTTGAAAGATGAAGTAATAGACGAAATTCAGGATATCGACAGTGCTGAGCTTTTAAAAATAGTAACCAATTTCACAAAATGA
- a CDS encoding M48 family metalloprotease, whose amino-acid sequence MKKITVCLMFIGAMYSVNAQKISLGKAVDVVSKGSKALTFTNEDAVKLSKESVDYMDKNNPVAGPKDPYTVRLNKLFGKHKSQDGLSLNYKVYKVKDINAFACADGSVRVFSSLMDIMTDDELLAVIGHEIGHVKNQDTKDAIKSAYLKAAALDAASSASSKVAALNDSQVGKMANAFLDASHSKKQESEADAYSYDFMKANKYNVVGAYTAFKKLALLSEGGTAQSGFQKMFNSHPDSNKRAEAVKKRAEKDGLWKDPGTVVLPKAKLTK is encoded by the coding sequence ATGAAAAAAATCACGGTCTGCCTTATGTTTATCGGGGCAATGTATTCAGTAAATGCGCAAAAAATAAGTTTAGGAAAAGCAGTTGATGTAGTTTCTAAAGGTTCTAAAGCACTTACTTTTACCAACGAAGATGCTGTAAAATTATCCAAAGAATCTGTAGATTATATGGATAAGAATAATCCTGTTGCAGGTCCTAAAGATCCTTATACAGTTAGATTAAATAAGCTTTTTGGTAAGCATAAAAGCCAGGATGGTCTTAGCCTGAATTACAAGGTGTATAAAGTAAAAGACATTAATGCTTTTGCCTGCGCAGACGGTAGCGTACGTGTTTTCTCTTCACTAATGGATATCATGACGGATGACGAATTGCTTGCTGTAATCGGTCACGAGATCGGCCACGTTAAAAATCAGGACACAAAAGACGCTATTAAATCAGCTTATTTAAAAGCTGCCGCATTGGATGCCGCTTCTTCAGCTTCAAGTAAGGTAGCTGCCTTGAATGACAGTCAGGTGGGGAAAATGGCAAATGCTTTTCTTGATGCTTCTCACAGTAAAAAGCAGGAATCTGAAGCAGATGCATATTCTTATGACTTCATGAAGGCAAATAAATACAATGTTGTTGGAGCTTATACGGCATTTAAAAAGTTGGCTTTATTATCCGAAGGAGGAACGGCTCAGTCAGGATTTCAGAAAATGTTTAATTCTCACCCAGATAGCAACAAAAGAGCTGAAGCAGTGAAAAAACGTGCTGAAAAAGATGGTTTATGGAAGGATCCCGGAACAGTGGTTTTGCCTAAAGCAAAATTGACAAAATAA
- a CDS encoding GNAT family N-acetyltransferase gives MKFENNKSGNGGVITLNNEIKEIGRLTYTIFPEENRFIISFVLVHPEFEGRGMGKYLVEEAIKFARENNWKVYPHCSYARSVMTRMSDVDDVFLKN, from the coding sequence ATGAAATTTGAAAACAATAAATCAGGCAACGGCGGAGTCATTACTTTAAATAATGAAATTAAAGAAATTGGAAGATTAACTTATACTATTTTCCCTGAAGAAAACAGATTTATCATTTCTTTTGTACTGGTTCATCCGGAATTTGAAGGTCGTGGAATGGGAAAATATTTAGTCGAAGAAGCCATCAAATTTGCAAGAGAAAACAATTGGAAAGTCTATCCACACTGTTCTTATGCAAGATCTGTGATGACAAGAATGAGTGATGTTGATGATGTTTTTTTAAAGAACTAA
- a CDS encoding stage II sporulation protein M, with product MREVYFIKQNKEKWLGIEQVIQGKIKKNPDDLSSLYINLINDLSFAQTYYPKSNTTVYLNHLSSQIFQKIYKTKRVEENRFLYFFKTEVPLLVYQYRRYLGYAFLFFTLFTLIGVLSAIYDKDFTNIILGEDYVNQTIENIKAGNAVGVYQSGSTWGSTIGIIFNNIKVGVRLYIYGIAGGIGTLWALLSNSVMLGSFQYFFYDYGALKDSARGIWLHGVFEIFAMVVEAMCGLILGASILFPRTFSRFNSFKNGFKDSFKIFLSTVPFTICAGIIEGYVTRHALKMPLFLNLIIIFGSLSIIGFYYFIYPSIVNKKINSQINDAVL from the coding sequence ATGAGAGAGGTTTATTTTATTAAGCAAAATAAAGAAAAATGGTTGGGAATCGAACAGGTTATTCAAGGGAAAATTAAAAAAAATCCTGATGACCTGTCTTCGCTGTATATCAATCTGATTAATGACTTGTCTTTTGCCCAGACTTATTATCCGAAAAGTAATACAACGGTTTATCTTAACCATTTATCTTCTCAGATTTTTCAAAAGATTTATAAAACGAAAAGAGTAGAAGAAAACAGGTTTTTATATTTCTTCAAAACGGAAGTTCCTTTACTGGTTTATCAGTACAGAAGATATTTAGGCTATGCTTTTCTGTTTTTCACCTTATTTACTTTAATTGGAGTGCTTTCTGCGATTTATGATAAAGATTTTACCAATATTATTTTAGGCGAAGATTATGTCAATCAAACCATCGAAAATATAAAAGCAGGAAACGCTGTAGGAGTTTATCAAAGTGGTTCCACTTGGGGAAGTACCATCGGAATTATTTTTAATAATATTAAAGTCGGTGTAAGACTTTATATTTACGGAATTGCAGGAGGCATCGGTACTTTGTGGGCTTTGCTTTCAAATAGCGTAATGTTGGGTTCGTTTCAATATTTTTTCTATGATTACGGAGCTTTGAAGGACAGCGCAAGAGGAATTTGGCTTCATGGGGTTTTCGAAATTTTCGCAATGGTTGTAGAAGCAATGTGCGGATTGATTCTGGGAGCATCTATTTTATTCCCGCGAACTTTCTCAAGATTTAATTCTTTTAAAAACGGATTTAAAGATTCATTTAAAATATTTTTAAGTACAGTTCCATTTACGATCTGTGCCGGAATTATCGAAGGATATGTCACAAGGCATGCCTTGAAAATGCCTTTGTTTTTAAACCTGATAATTATCTTCGGATCTTTATCGATTATAGGATTTTATTATTTTATATATCCTTCCATTGTCAATAAAAAAATTAATAGCCAAATCAATGATGCAGTTTTATAA
- a CDS encoding RDD family protein gives MSQIAINTSQNVNINFNIANVGDRMIAFILDLLIKVAYIIAILYTFFNILDLGYLLTGLDQWSIVAVYTILLFPTAIYPVVLESLMEGQTPGKKVMKIRVVKIDGYQAGFGDYLIRWVFRIIDTSFLGVIGLVSMIISKNNQRLGDIASGTAVISLKNNINISHTILENIKEDYIPTFPQVIALSDNDMRIIKDNYLKAMRVDDRQIISKLSDKIKNILKLEVDPTKMTERQFIGIVIKDYNYYTGKDS, from the coding sequence ATGTCTCAAATTGCGATTAATACTTCACAAAATGTAAATATTAATTTCAACATTGCCAATGTTGGGGATCGGATGATTGCGTTTATTCTTGACCTTTTGATTAAAGTAGCTTATATAATTGCTATTCTCTATACTTTTTTCAATATTCTGGATCTGGGATATTTGCTCACTGGGCTGGATCAATGGTCAATTGTAGCAGTTTATACAATTCTTCTTTTTCCCACAGCAATTTATCCTGTTGTATTGGAAAGCCTCATGGAGGGGCAAACTCCGGGAAAAAAGGTAATGAAAATCCGTGTTGTAAAGATTGACGGTTATCAGGCTGGATTCGGAGATTATCTGATTCGCTGGGTTTTCAGGATTATCGATACTTCTTTTTTGGGAGTTATAGGATTGGTTTCCATGATTATTTCCAAGAACAATCAGCGTTTAGGAGATATTGCCTCGGGAACGGCGGTGATTTCTTTAAAGAACAATATTAATATTTCCCATACTATTTTAGAAAATATCAAAGAAGATTATATCCCGACTTTCCCACAAGTTATTGCTCTGAGCGACAATGATATGAGAATCATTAAAGATAATTATCTTAAAGCCATGAGAGTAGATGACAGACAGATTATTTCTAAACTTTCCGACAAGATTAAAAATATTCTTAAGCTTGAAGTTGATCCCACAAAAATGACGGAAAGACAGTTTATCGGTATCGTTATTAAAGATTATAATTATTACACAGGAAAAGATAGTTAG
- a CDS encoding glycosyltransferase family protein yields the protein MKILYAFQGTGNGHVARAQEIVPILKKYASVDTLISGHQSQLKADFDVNFHHKGISLLYNKTGGLSYRKTLLDNNFLEAAKTIREIELSQYDLIINDYEPLTGWACKFKKHPMIELSHQASMLFKETPKPEKKDFFGELVLKYYVPSERKIGFHFENYHPQIKKPVIRRKIRNLNPDKKGYYLVYLPSFSDENIIKVLKQIPVEWKVFSKYSKLQFKDANVEVFPIDEIQYLKSFENCDGILCNAGFESPAEALFMDKKLFVIPIHNQYEQECNACALDKMGIPNSKILKLEEIQNWVASDQHLKVNYPDNIEDILVNEVLVL from the coding sequence ATGAAAATATTATACGCATTTCAGGGAACCGGAAACGGTCATGTAGCAAGAGCGCAGGAAATTGTTCCTATTCTAAAAAAATATGCGTCGGTTGATACTTTGATCAGCGGGCATCAGTCTCAATTAAAGGCTGATTTCGACGTTAACTTCCATCATAAAGGTATTTCTCTTCTTTATAACAAAACGGGCGGTTTATCATACCGAAAAACGCTTTTGGATAATAATTTTCTTGAAGCTGCCAAAACAATACGGGAAATTGAACTTTCACAATACGATTTGATTATTAATGACTATGAACCGTTGACAGGTTGGGCCTGCAAATTCAAAAAACATCCGATGATTGAACTGAGCCATCAGGCTTCCATGTTGTTTAAGGAAACGCCAAAACCTGAAAAGAAAGATTTTTTTGGTGAGTTGGTGTTGAAATATTATGTTCCGAGTGAGCGGAAAATTGGTTTTCACTTTGAAAATTATCATCCTCAAATCAAAAAACCCGTAATCAGAAGAAAAATCAGAAATCTTAATCCTGACAAAAAAGGGTATTATTTGGTTTATCTTCCAAGCTTTTCGGATGAAAATATTATTAAAGTTTTAAAGCAAATTCCTGTTGAGTGGAAAGTTTTTTCTAAATATTCTAAACTTCAGTTTAAAGATGCTAATGTTGAGGTTTTTCCGATTGATGAAATTCAATATTTAAAATCTTTTGAAAATTGTGACGGAATTCTCTGTAATGCAGGTTTTGAAAGTCCGGCGGAAGCACTTTTTATGGATAAAAAATTATTTGTAATCCCAATTCATAATCAATACGAGCAGGAATGTAATGCCTGTGCTTTAGACAAAATGGGAATTCCGAATTCTAAGATTTTAAAACTGGAAGAAATACAAAATTGGGTAGCTTCCGATCAACATCTTAAAGTCAACTACCCCGATAATATTGAAGATATTCTAGTGAATGAAGTTTTAGTTCTTTAA
- a CDS encoding ABC-F family ATP-binding cassette domain-containing protein, producing the protein MLTVSNLSLQFGKRVLFDEVNIMFAKGNCYGIIGANGAGKSTFLKILTGKQDPTTGHVSLEPGKRMSVLEQDHFAYDQYTVLEAVLRGNKKLFEIKEEMDALYAKEDFSDEDGIKAGELGVIYDEMGGWNSESDAQTMLSNVRVKDDMHYQLMSELENKDKVKVLLAQALFGNPDVLILDEPTNDLDIDTISWLEDFLADYENTVIVVSHDRHFLDTVCTHIGDLDYAKLNLYTGNYSFWYQASQLATRQRAQANKKAEEKKKELQDFIARFSSNVAKAKQATARKKMIDKLNIDDIKPSSRRYPAIIFEMEREVGDQILDVKGLEKTKDGELLFSNINLNLKKGDKVAILSKNSLAITEFFEILAGNVQADKGNVAWGVTTNQSHMPLDNTSFFQEDLSLVDWLRQFTKNDEERHEEFMRGFLGRMLFSGDEALKSCKVLSGGEKMRCMFSRMMLQKANVLLLDEPTNHLDLESITTLNNSLSNFKGNLLLASHDHEMLSTVCNRIVELTPKGIIDREMTYDEYLSDKKIKELREKMYS; encoded by the coding sequence ATGTTAACAGTATCTAACTTATCTTTACAATTCGGGAAAAGAGTTCTTTTTGACGAGGTAAACATTATGTTTGCCAAAGGAAACTGCTACGGGATTATCGGGGCAAATGGCGCGGGAAAGTCTACATTCCTTAAAATATTAACGGGAAAGCAAGATCCAACAACAGGACATGTATCTTTAGAACCTGGAAAAAGAATGTCAGTTCTTGAGCAGGATCACTTTGCTTATGACCAATATACGGTACTTGAAGCTGTTTTAAGAGGTAACAAAAAATTATTCGAGATAAAAGAGGAAATGGATGCGCTGTATGCGAAAGAAGATTTCTCTGATGAAGACGGAATTAAAGCAGGTGAACTAGGTGTAATCTACGATGAAATGGGCGGATGGAACTCAGAATCTGATGCACAGACGATGCTTTCAAACGTAAGAGTGAAAGATGATATGCATTATCAACTGATGAGTGAGCTTGAAAACAAGGACAAAGTAAAAGTTCTTTTAGCTCAGGCACTTTTCGGAAATCCTGATGTATTGATTCTGGATGAACCTACGAATGACCTTGATATTGATACAATCTCTTGGTTGGAAGATTTCCTTGCGGACTATGAAAACACTGTAATCGTTGTATCTCACGACCGTCACTTTTTGGATACGGTTTGTACGCACATCGGAGATTTAGATTATGCTAAACTGAACCTTTATACAGGCAACTACTCTTTCTGGTATCAGGCTTCTCAATTAGCGACAAGACAAAGAGCTCAGGCTAATAAAAAAGCGGAAGAAAAGAAGAAAGAACTTCAGGATTTCATCGCAAGATTTAGTTCAAACGTTGCAAAAGCTAAACAGGCAACGGCAAGAAAGAAAATGATCGATAAATTGAACATTGATGATATTAAACCATCTTCAAGAAGATATCCAGCGATTATTTTCGAAATGGAAAGAGAAGTAGGTGATCAGATTTTAGATGTAAAAGGTCTTGAAAAAACAAAAGACGGAGAATTATTGTTCTCAAACATCAATCTTAATCTTAAAAAAGGAGATAAAGTTGCTATTCTTTCTAAAAACTCTTTAGCAATTACAGAATTTTTTGAAATCTTAGCAGGAAACGTTCAGGCAGACAAAGGAAATGTTGCTTGGGGAGTTACTACAAACCAATCTCACATGCCTTTAGACAACACAAGTTTCTTTCAGGAAGATTTAAGTTTGGTTGATTGGCTAAGACAATTTACTAAAAACGACGAAGAGCGTCACGAAGAATTCATGAGAGGATTCTTAGGTAGAATGCTATTCTCAGGAGATGAAGCGTTGAAATCTTGTAAAGTACTTTCCGGAGGTGAAAAAATGAGATGTATGTTCAGCAGAATGATGCTTCAGAAAGCAAATGTTCTTTTATTGGATGAACCTACCAACCACTTAGACCTTGAAAGTATCACCACGTTGAACAACTCTTTGTCTAACTTTAAAGGAAATCTTTTATTGGCATCTCATGACCACGAAATGCTTTCAACAGTCTGTAACAGAATCGTTGAACTGACTCCAAAAGGAATCATTGATAGAGAAATGACGTATGACGAATATCTTTCTGATAAAAAGATCAAAGAATTAAGAGAAAAAATGTATTCTTAA